The following DNA comes from Ricinus communis isolate WT05 ecotype wild-type chromosome 10, ASM1957865v1, whole genome shotgun sequence.
ACCAATGTGATCTTCCAAGGTTTCTCAATCtatctatttcttcttctttgcaTTACTTTGTGCTTCCTTTTGTTGGTGTAATACTGATTATGGACAGTACAGGTTCTGTTTTGGCTATgtttttttttgagttttgtggaattttttcctcttcttctgcTTGTTATTAACAAAGGTTCAACGCAACTGCATTGCTGGAGAGGCTAAGGAACAAGAGGCTTTTGTATGTTGGGGATTCATTAAACAGAGGACAATGGGTTTCAATGGTGTGTCTTGTGGATTCATCTATTCCTTCAGATAAAAAATCCATGCACCAGAATGGTTCTTTGGCTACGTTCAAGGCCATTGTAAGTAatgttattaaatatatgtacGCGTCATCGGTATCGTAGTTGAGATGGCCGAGTTGGTCTAAGGCGCCAGATTAAGGTTCTGGTCCGAAAGGGCGTGGGTTCAAATCCCACTCTCAACaaagtttttgaattttatttttaccttaACTTCTTTTAGAGGTCTACTAATTTTCATGTGCCCTTCTTtcactttagttttagttcaacacatgaaataaatttcaatactCTTACATTATTCAAGGGTCATGTTCGACAACCTCCACATTCTTAGATTAACTTATTTaggaaaattatcaaatatatctttctttttttaatttttttatcaaattttttttttgtttttaaaaaaataactaaaaaaaactaaagacAATTATACtgtaaatatgaaaagaaaaaaaaaagaaaacgatatattttattgattttaaaatatttttaaaaagtttatatatatttatatacgaaggatacttttataatatttttccatTCTATTGACTTGATGACTTacaaatgataaatataaacatttcgCTTTTTATGAAGGATGAAGATTTAAATCATAACTATAGGCAGATATGTATATGGTACGAGGGTACAAGGAATTCAAATTTGAGTATTTAATAGATATCAGAAATTTGagtacttaattaaaaaagttcaCATTTTTTTGTGGGTTTAGTTTGTTAAAATCCCTTAAACTTGTAATGTAAGTTGATTACGTGACTTGACTCGCCTGAATGGAAATGGCTTTggttacatttttctttttccttatcaATGGttacattatttaattagatgatttttaataatgtaagttaaatattaaacttttGAAATAGATTTCAACTATATTAAATTGGTTTTAGGAtttgatttgtaattttattaatgtgcGATTGAATAAAGGAATATAATGCAACAATTGAGTTCTACTGGGCGCCATTACTGGTGGAATCAAACTCAGATGATCCAGTAAATCACAGAGTAGCTGAACGGACTGTTAGAGTTCAAGGAATTGAAAAGCATGCTAGGCATTGGACTGATGCAGACATACTCGTTTTCAATTCCTATCTTTGGTGGAGAAGGTCCCAAATGAAAGTTCtgtaagtattttttttctttttttgatcttatattatataaccTATACTTAATTTGATTATGGACCGACTAAATTtggatattaattttatcagaTGGGGATCCTTTGATAACCCAGATGGCATTTACAAATTTGTAAAGATGCCTAGAGTTTATGAGATGGCTCTGAAGACATGGTCCGATTGGCTAGAGGTGCACATTGACCCATCCAGACAACAATTGTTCTTTGTCAGCATTTCACCGACTCACCAAAAGTACGTCCATTTTAAACTTCTACTACCTTCCATGCATTAATCCTATCCTGATAAATGACAAGCAAATGTAACCCTTGCAGAGCACAGGAGTGGGGTGgagcagaagaagaaaattgtTACGGTGAAACAGAGCAAATCTTCAAAGAGGGATACAGGGGAAAAGCAACCTGTCCAGAGATGATGCACGTAGTGGATAAAGTACTTGATGATTTGAAAACAAGAGGCTTGAACGTGCAAATGATTAACATAACACAGTTATCAGAATACAGAAAAGAAGGGCATCCATCTATATACAGAAAACAATGGGAACctttaaaagaagaagaaatctCGAACCCGAAAAGCTATGCTGACTGTATACATTGGTGCCTTCCTGGAGTGCCTGATGTCTGGAATGAGCTTCTTTATGCCCACATTCTTAACTAATCTTTGATATGTTGTTAATTAACTTCTCCTGAACATTTAATCAACGCAAATTCCCGATAAATTTTGGGAATTGGGAGTTTGATTCTCATGTTCTTTGCTTGTAACGTGTTTCCATCTGAGTAATCatatggaaaaaagaaaagaaacagaaagaaagaaaattgctTGTTTCCATTCGAGTTATGCTGACAAGTTGCAGCAATTTTGAGTTCGTCAACTTTTTCTTCTAACTTCATCATTGGCGCCGccattttttagaattttaaaatctaaattgatgattttaaaTAGTTAGCTGCCACCATCTACGGCAAGCAATTGAATTGGAAAATGAATTCAGGATCAAACTTTGGGTTCTTTGAGGATCTTAAGAAGGAGTTGTGTTGCTTACATATTGACTTTCTATTTTACTCCTTTGTTTTCCTCAAAGTTCATAGAAGAGAGAGAAGACAAAACTCGATTTTTAGGCTAAATAGTCAGTTTTGCAttctaatttcaatttctttttttttaatcttcaatttaatattatttgaaaaagaagtacAAAACAAGAGATGCTGGCTTAttcaattttctatttatttaaaaataattcattttcatGTCAGtaattttcctatttttttagatattttgttaatttttagtataatattgatattttttacaGGATATAAAtctgatattaaaattgaaaaagaaatttaatatgttaacaAAATT
Coding sequences within:
- the LOC107261844 gene encoding protein trichome birefringence-like 34; amino-acid sequence: MAKKNQLQNQMLPPPQPVAYSWGIRNTFHFLIALLFALLLIVAVYLNQNRGDLIEERTTSKTSGDLLSRCNLFSGKWVFDNKSYPLYKEQECTFMSDQLACQKFGRKDLSYQNWRWQPHQCDLPRFNATALLERLRNKRLLYVGDSLNRGQWVSMVCLVDSSIPSDKKSMHQNGSLATFKAIEYNATIEFYWAPLLVESNSDDPVNHRVAERTVRVQGIEKHARHWTDADILVFNSYLWWRRSQMKVLWGSFDNPDGIYKFVKMPRVYEMALKTWSDWLEVHIDPSRQQLFFVSISPTHQKAQEWGGAEEENCYGETEQIFKEGYRGKATCPEMMHVVDKVLDDLKTRGLNVQMINITQLSEYRKEGHPSIYRKQWEPLKEEEISNPKSYADCIHWCLPGVPDVWNELLYAHILN